TTCAAACGAACCGAAGAAAATCTATTGTGTGCAGTTTCATCCGGAAGTTTCGCATACTGAAGAAGGGTCAAGGATGATCGACAACTTTGTTTTTAACATCTGTAAAGCTCCAAAAAACTGGAAACTCACCAATTATATTGATAAAACTGTTGCTGAAATCAAAGAAAAAGTAGGGGACCAAAAAGTAATTTTGGGACTTTCCGGCGGCGTAGATTCTTCGGTAGCTGCTGTTTTGATTCATAAAGCCATCGGCGATCAGTTGCAGTGTATTTTTGTTGATACAGGCCTTTTGAGAAAAGAAGAGGCAGAAAAAGTAATGGTTAATTACGGTGAGCATTTTAATCTGAAAATTAAACTGGTCGATGCTTCCGAGAGATTTTTATCAAAACTGAAAGGCATCGCTGATCCGGAAGAAAAAAGAAAAGCCATAGGAAACGAGTTTGTTGCCGTCTTCGATGAAGAATCACATAAAATTGAAGGTGCCAAATTCCTGGCACAGGGAACTATTTATCCTGACGTCATTGAAAGCCAGTCTGTAAAAGGACCTTCTGCAGTCATTAAATCCCATCACAATGTAGGCGGACTCCCAGAAGAGATGGATTTCGAACTTTTGGAACCATTAAGAGAACTATTCAAGGATGAGGTTCGCAAGGTAGGCGAGGAGCTTGGGATTCCGCACCATTTGGTACACCGTCATCCTTTTCCCGGGCCTGGTTTAGGGATCAGAATTCTGGGCGAAGTTGACGAAGAAAAAGTAAGAATTTTGCAGGAAGCTGATGATATTTTCATCGAAGAACTTTATAAGAATAAACTGTATGAAACCGTTTCACAGGCTTTTGTGGTTTTACTTCCGGTAAAATCTGTAGGCGTTATGGGTGATGAAAGAACCTATGAGTATACGGCGGTAGTGCGTTCTGCAAATACTACGGATTTTATGACGGCTACTTTCAGTAAATTCCCTTGGGAGTTTCTGGAAAATGTATCGAACAGAATCATTAATGAAGTCCGCGGGATCAACCGCGTTGCTTATGATATTTCGAGTAAACCGCCCGCAACCATCGAATGGGAATAGAAATTAAAAAACGCATCTTAAAGGTGCGTTTTTTTTATTCCGTTTTAATACCGAATTTCTGAAATCTTACTTTAGAATAAGGTGTGTCGAATTTTAAAGTATCCGGATACTGCAGATGCTGCACCATTTTTTTTCTGAAGTTAAATTTCATCATAAAAGGAACTTTCTCATAAGAATTTCCAAGAAGTACAGCGACGGAATCTCCTTTCCAATACGCTTCTTCAACAGTGAACGAGGGGCCAAAAAACGCGATGCGCTGTGCTGTTTTGTTTTTATAGTCGACCAAAGCAACTTCCTGGTCTGCTTCAAAACTTGCGTTTCCATCTGCAGCCATATTCCACTGGTAACTGTCGAAATCCAGATACTGGTTTTTGCTTTCGTTAAAAACCAAAAACGGCTTGTAGATTTCATTAAAACCTTCTTCATTCATCACTTTTACATTACTTGGATAATAAGTGATTGGGGAAGTATTAGAAACAGCGAATTTTTCAGCACTGAAATCGGGATTGGTATTTTTGTAATAGCTAATCCAGGAACTTAATGCCGCGTTTTCATACTCCGGAAGCTTTTCTGTTATTTCAGTTTTGCCGTGTTCTGGAGTTAATACGGTGGTGTTGTTTTCTTTTTTATCTGAACACGAAAAAAGAAAAATTGGGAGCAAAAATATAGGCCATTTCATCGATCCAAATTACAAAATAATTTAATCCTCTAAAAAACATATCTTTGCAAAATGGATAAAATCACTTTTGCCGATTTCGAATTACCGGAAAAAATTCTTGATGTACTGGCAGATTCAAATTTATTTGAACCGACACCAATTCAGGAAAAATCCCTAAAACCTATACTTTCAGGCCGTGATGTAATGGGAATTGCGCAAACGGGAACCGGAAAAACGCTGGCTTATCTGCTGCCTGTTTTAAAAACATGGAAATACAACAAAAACGGAAATCCTACGGTAGTCATTCTTGTCCCTACGCGCGAGTTGGTGGTGCAGGTGACAGAAATCGTTAAAAACCTTACCCAAAATATTACCGCACGTGTGATTGGAATTTATGGTGGAGTAAACATCAAAACGCAAAAACTGATGTTTGATGACGGCTGCGATATTTTGATTGGAACGCCCGGCAGAATCATGGATTTGGCGATCGATAACGCAATATCTCTGAAGGAAGTTCAGAAACTTATCGTCGATGAATTTGATGAAATGCTGAATCTTGGATTCAAGGCACAGCTCGCAAATATCTTTACGATGATGAGGGAGAAAAGACAGAATATTCTTTTTTCAGCGACCATGACTGAAGCTGTGGATGCTGTTTTGGACGAATATTTTGCAAATCCCATGGAAATTTCCCTTGCTAAATCGGGAACTCCGCTTGAAAAAATTGAACAGCTCGGATATAAAGTTGAAAACTTCAACACCAAAATAAATCTTTTAGCGCATTTACTGAAAACTGAAGAAGACTTCTCCAAAGTTTTGGTGTTCTGCAACAATAAAAAGAATGCGGATTATCTTTTTACAAAAATCGAAGAACTTTTTCCGGATGAATTTGATGTGATTCACTCTAACAAATCCCAGAATTACCGTTTGAATGCGATGAGAAGTTTTGAGAAACAGGAAATAAGAGGTTTAATTACCACCGACATTATGGCGCGGGGACTCGATATTTCAGATATTACTCACGTTATTAATTTTGAAATTCCCGAAGTTCCGGAGCAGTATATTCACAGAATTGGTAGAACCGGACGAGCGGACAAAAATGGAATTTCGGTTTCCTTTATCACCAAAAAAGAAGAAACGCTGCTGCTTGATATTGAACTCCTAATGGACAAAGCTGTTTCGATAAAAGATTTCCCTTCAGAAGTAAAAATCAATCCTGTAAAAATTGCGTCAGAAAAAGACGAGATTATCATGAAAAATGCTCACACCGTAAAGCTGGAAGAAGGCGGAGGTGCTTTTCATGAAAAGAAAGACAAAAACAAAAAAGAAAACTGGGGCGGACCAACGAAAAGAAATCCTCCGAAGACTAAAGGTGTAAACCGTGGTCAGCAGAAAGCTAAAGCTAAAGCAAGAAAGAAAAAATAAACCGCAGTTTTTTAAATTTTAAATCATTTGCGCGCCTTGATTTATGGCTTCTTAAGATAAGGAGCCATTTCTTTTTGCCAGATTTGGTAACCTTCAGGCTTCATATGAAGCATGTCCGGCAGAAAAAGATCTCTACGGACTTTTCCATCTGGTCCGTTCATGGCTTTCGTAATGTCGATGTATTCAGCGTTCTGCTTCCTGTTCATGAAATTTTTAATCAGACTATTGGTGGCGGTAAATTTCGGCCATAAATTTTCCCTGCTTGGCGATAGTTTAATGGAGACATACGCAACGGGAACCTTGGGAAAGATCCTGCGAATCTCAGCATAAAAATGTTTATATCGGTTAAAAACTTCCCGTGGTTTTAGATTTCCGTTAGCCGCAAAATCATTTTCGCCACAATAAATTAAAATTTGCTTGGGATAATATGGCTTTAGCAGTTCACTTGAATAAAAATTAAGATCGTTCAGTCCTGATCCTCCAAAGCCCCGATTAATAATGACATGTTCCGGAAAATATTCGTTAACATCTTTCCACATCGTAAAAGACGAACTTCCAAGCATTAAAACTGCCTCTGGTGGAGGAGGTATTTGGGCGTCCATGATTTTAAACTGCTCCACATCGTCCCAGAAAGCGGGTTTATCCTGAGCAGTAATTGCAGAAAAAATAAGTATGAGAAAGAAGGCAAGAATTTTTTTCATTGGATATTTTTGAAAGATACTCAGTAATCTAAACAACAAAAGTAAAGAAAACCTCAAAACAAATTTAAAATATTATTAATGAAAACTCCTCAGGTGTTCGCCTGAGGAGTATTACATTCGGAGCAGGATTTTCTTTCCAGCTTTTGTGTTTAGGAGTTGTTTTTTTGATAGTGTTGCTCCGTTGTTAAGGGCTGCAAATATATGACTGCTAAGCTTTAAAGCAAAAAAACAGGGGGGACAAATGGGGGACAAATGAATTAAGTTGCTTTAATTGCTTGTAATATAGCTACTTGCACTTTTGGTTTTTGTCTCTAATTGGTCGTGTTTTTTTTATTTCCTTTTATTTTTACTGAGTTACCTGTGCGGTTACAAAGATTCTTGCCATGTCATTGTTGATATTTGAGCAGCTACTGGCATTACCACCGTACGTTATTGAGCTGTATCCACTTGTCAGTTGGGGCAAGTTCCGGCCATAAATTGTTACAGTGTGGGTGCCCACCGGCAAATCGTTGAATACTCCTGCAAGATTAAATTTTCTCCAGTTACAAATATAATTCTTACCAATGGCAGTATATTTACTTGCTAATTTTAACTGTCCGTTCACAAAAACACCAATGGCAAACTGAAATTCCTGATTGGTATTTACGTCATTATTGATCTGTACCATTCCTTCTGTGATTATAAGGTTTGTGTTCGATGCCTTGGTTATGGTTATGGTTGCACCTGCATTCAGATTGGTCCAACCTGTTGTATTGCTGTTAAGTGCAAATAGTGGTACGCTGGCAGGGAAATTATTGATGGTTGTACTTGTTATGGAATTACCTGAGGTGTTCTCGGTTTGTTTAATAATGGCTAAGCCGTCAGCAATTTCGAAAGCCCGATTCCATTGACCCTGATCCCAAAAATTGAGTTTGTTGGTAGTGGTATTCTGAACAAGTAATCCCTGAACGGGAGTTGGGACGGTTACAATATCCGTGCTGTTGGTAAGCGCGACTGCGGGAAAGAGTACACCCCTTTTGTCATCAGCGATGTGCAGTACAGCACTTGGATCCGGTGTGCTAGCGACAGATGTATTGGTCGCAATAAGAACCTGGGCATTTATCAGGACCAACCCAATCAGGTAAAATGTAAATATGAGAGTTAAGGTTTTCATAATTAAAAGGAATATGGTTGATTAATCGTAATGGTACTGCTCATTGCGGATTCAAAGCCCGAGAGTGAGCTGCAGGAGCTGTTCGGGCCGCCGTAGGTTACGGTAAGCCCGCTGATATTAGGAGCAGAAATATTTCTTATTGCAAATTTCACGGTATGAGTTCCCTGACTTAAATTTTTTGCAATTCCATAAATCATGAACTGTCTGTATGAACATGGGGACTGAAAGTCGAGGTAAAGGGGCTTCACATCAATAAGCTTATCATTAACAAAAAAGCCAATTGTTGAGGTAATGCCGCCAGTATTGTTCGCTGCACCGTTATTTGCCTGGTACATTCCATTGATGTTAAGCAATAAATCATTCTGTGGTCTGTCAATGACGATCGATTTTGTAAGTGCT
The window above is part of the Kaistella faecalis genome. Proteins encoded here:
- the guaA gene encoding glutamine-hydrolyzing GMP synthase is translated as MNNGIIILDFGSQYNQLIARRIRELGVYSEVLPFDTPLYEIMSRNPSGIILSGGPSSVNAENAHLVDKALFEKGIPVLGICYGMQLTTHLMGGKVKKGEKGEYGKAKLQIQKSNALLSGVSRFSTVWMSHFDEVETVPEGFSVNGMTDVISAISNEPKKIYCVQFHPEVSHTEEGSRMIDNFVFNICKAPKNWKLTNYIDKTVAEIKEKVGDQKVILGLSGGVDSSVAAVLIHKAIGDQLQCIFVDTGLLRKEEAEKVMVNYGEHFNLKIKLVDASERFLSKLKGIADPEEKRKAIGNEFVAVFDEESHKIEGAKFLAQGTIYPDVIESQSVKGPSAVIKSHHNVGGLPEEMDFELLEPLRELFKDEVRKVGEELGIPHHLVHRHPFPGPGLGIRILGEVDEEKVRILQEADDIFIEELYKNKLYETVSQAFVVLLPVKSVGVMGDERTYEYTAVVRSANTTDFMTATFSKFPWEFLENVSNRIINEVRGINRVAYDISSKPPATIEWE
- a CDS encoding DEAD/DEAH box helicase; this encodes MDKITFADFELPEKILDVLADSNLFEPTPIQEKSLKPILSGRDVMGIAQTGTGKTLAYLLPVLKTWKYNKNGNPTVVILVPTRELVVQVTEIVKNLTQNITARVIGIYGGVNIKTQKLMFDDGCDILIGTPGRIMDLAIDNAISLKEVQKLIVDEFDEMLNLGFKAQLANIFTMMREKRQNILFSATMTEAVDAVLDEYFANPMEISLAKSGTPLEKIEQLGYKVENFNTKINLLAHLLKTEEDFSKVLVFCNNKKNADYLFTKIEELFPDEFDVIHSNKSQNYRLNAMRSFEKQEIRGLITTDIMARGLDISDITHVINFEIPEVPEQYIHRIGRTGRADKNGISVSFITKKEETLLLDIELLMDKAVSIKDFPSEVKINPVKIASEKDEIIMKNAHTVKLEEGGGAFHEKKDKNKKENWGGPTKRNPPKTKGVNRGQQKAKAKARKKK
- a CDS encoding GDSL-type esterase/lipase family protein, with translation MKKILAFFLILIFSAITAQDKPAFWDDVEQFKIMDAQIPPPPEAVLMLGSSSFTMWKDVNEYFPEHVIINRGFGGSGLNDLNFYSSELLKPYYPKQILIYCGENDFAANGNLKPREVFNRYKHFYAEIRRIFPKVPVAYVSIKLSPSRENLWPKFTATNSLIKNFMNRKQNAEYIDITKAMNGPDGKVRRDLFLPDMLHMKPEGYQIWQKEMAPYLKKP